The sequence below is a genomic window from Candidatus Thermoplasmatota archaeon.
CGAGATTATAAAAAGCAGTGCTCCCGTTTTTAAATATAAAGGTAGTAATTCTGAGCTTGGCGTAGCCTGCGGCAAGCCTTTTCCCGTGTCTACTATCGGCATAATAGAAGCTCCCGAGAAAATATTAAAAGCATTTAGAAATTTTTATGAACGTTAAATTCGATACCACTACCATTCAACACATAAAATTATTTGAAAATCTTACTTCTGCTAAAGTTAAAGATTGTTTAGTTACGCAAGATAAAATTATTTTCGTTGTGCCTAGGGGCGAACTCGGAAAGGCTATTGGGAGGCAAAGCTATAATTTAAAAAATCTTAAACTATTGCTAAAGAAAGATGTGGATATACTTGAGCATTCTGAAAATTTAGCGCAGTTTATAAAAAACATTTTCTATCGTTATAAAGTAAAAGATGTAAAAATAGAAGAAGGTAGAGCTATTATTACCGTTGACCCTCTTGATAAGGGCAAGGCTATAGGTAAAGGCAGTAGGAATTTGAAAATTGCAAGAGAGCTTGTAAGGAGACATTACCAAATTAAGAGTTTGGTAGTAAGATAATTATTGCGTATTCTTCTCTTTTAGGAGTACAGTACTAGTAGTTTTTATAGTTTAGAGCACTCTAATTTACAGCAGGGTGATGAAAAAATGAGTAAGCTATCGCAAGACGAAAACGCAGCTCTTGAAGGTCTGCCGCTCTACCTAGTAATATTAGTTATAATAGCGGCTGTGGGAATAGCAACAGTACTTACGTGGATGGCACCTCTAAAAAGTGGTCTCGGTGCGAATATAGGGAGTATCGCACTTACAGAGAATGGCGGAGTAGATAAAATCACATGCTCGACCCAATTAGATGGTACTGCAAAAGGTAGCGGTAATATAGTTGTTACAGTAAAAGATCAAAACAACAAACCTCTGGTAGGTGCAGATGTGGAGTTGAGAGGTTGCGGTGTTGTAGAAGCTGAAAAAACAGACAGTAACGGTGTGGCTAACTTTGGTACAGTCACTGCATGTTTACAGCCTAATGTCGACGTGAGTTATATCCAAGTAACTGTAAAAGTAGCAAACTCCGAAAAGACAACAACAATAATTGTGAAAAGAGCATAGCGGAAGTAGCAAATGCAGATTCCTAACAAGCATGGAAGTATAGAAAGCATGCCTTTAAAGCTCGTTATTATTTCTGTAATCA
It includes:
- a CDS encoding NusA-like transcription termination signal-binding factor; this translates as MNVKFDTTTIQHIKLFENLTSAKVKDCLVTQDKIIFVVPRGELGKAIGRQSYNLKNLKLLLKKDVDILEHSENLAQFIKNIFYRYKVKDVKIEEGRAIITVDPLDKGKAIGKGSRNLKIARELVRRHYQIKSLVVR
- a CDS encoding ribosomal L7Ae/L30e/S12e/Gadd45 family protein, with the translated sequence MDINTAIRILLEQGKVTVGFETTKKALLKNNIKLAIVSSNLPQKKLEIIKSSAPVFKYKGSNSELGVACGKPFPVSTIGIIEAPEKILKAFRNFYER